A section of the Primulina eburnea isolate SZY01 chromosome 1, ASM2296580v1, whole genome shotgun sequence genome encodes:
- the LOC140838244 gene encoding pentatricopeptide repeat-containing protein At3g03580 — translation MKLKLKLKLKHQKLCSNLHLGSEGLYSSLSKSLLSAAKVKDLHKLHSQIITFGLQKSLLFSGRLISKYSQFKDPNSALSVFLANSSTNYAYIWNTIVRAMTHNGLYAKALEMYGKMRTSNVEPDKYTFPSVINACGGLEDFEKGRFVHQHVLELGFEFDLYINNALIDMYSRCNALDRARGVFDEMPNKDIVSWNSLISGYTSNGFFSEALDIYFQLRMDFSVPDYSTFSSVILACGGLGQITEGEIVHGLVEKIGVRRYVVVNNVLLSMYIKFDMSVNYQKIFHEMVDRDKVTWNTMICGYGESALYKESIRLFTDMVVHFEPDILTITSVLRACTYLRDLNLGRYVHDYMVSNGYECDTTTNNIIINMYAKCGDLVGSSKVFESMRSPDLVSWNSIIKGYVENHFYEEAIKLFSRMRMICEPDSVTYVTLLSLCAKLININLAEELHSGIIKQGFDSVQIVANALVDTYAKCGEFEDSLKQFENMKIRDKVSWNSIIAACGYSENSVLGFSLLQKMRLEGMFPDVPTLLSALPLCSFLIAERQGKEMHGYIFRLGFESIIPLGNVLIEMYSNMGNLRNSVLVFKHMKARDVVSWTTMIASYGMHGEGRKALKVFENMKAAGIHMDHIVFIAIIYACSHSGLVQEGRTCFEQMKKDYNIEPGLEHYACVVDLLARSGLLIEAEKFIVSMPLQPDASIWGALLSACRASGDMKMAEHVSNHIIELNVDNPGYHVLASNAYAALGKWNQVEMIRTSLKARGLKKDPGCSWVEVQNRVYYFGAGDRFFEKHEEVMELLNYFSSLMAKEGYAADVKSVLYDVEEDEKLDMLCGHSERLAIAFALLHTKPEPNGNFIFNLE, via the exons atgaaactgaaactgaaactgaaactgaaacacCAGAAGCTATGCAGTAATTTACACCTAGGAAGCGAAGGGCTCTACTCTTCACTGTCGAAGTCATTACTTTCAGCTGCAAAAGTGAAAGATCTCCATAAATTACATTCCCAGATAATCACTTTTGGTCTACAAAAGTCTCTGCTTTTCTCAGGTCGGTTGATTTCTAAGTATTCTCAATTCAAAGATCCTAATTCTGCGTTGTCAGTATTTCTTGCCAATTCTTCTACAAACTATGCATACATCTGGAATACTATTGTTCGGGCCATGACACATAATGGGTTATATGCAAAAGCACTGGAAATGTACGGGAAAATGAGGACATCAAATGTTGAACCCGACAAATATACCTTCCCTTCTGTTATCAACGCCTGCGGTGGTTTGGAGGATTTTGAGAAGGGGAGATTTGTACACCAGCATGTTTTGGAATTGGGTTTTGAGTTTGATTTGTATATCAATAACGCTCTGATCGATATGTATTCCAGGTGTAATGCTTTGGATCGAGCACGGggagtgtttgatgaaatgcctAACAAAGACATTGTTTCTTGGAATAGTTTGATTTCGGGCTATACTTCCAATGGCTTCTTCAGCGAAGCCTTGGATATATATTTTCAATTGAGAATGGATTTTTCAGTGCCGGACTATTCTACATTTTCGAGTGTTATACTAGCTTGTGGTGGACTTGGGCAGATTACGGAGGGTGAGATTGTCCACGGCTTGGTAGAGAAAATCGGAGTGCGTAGGTATGTGGTTGTCAATAATGTGTTGCTGTCGATGTACATAAAGTTTGATATGTCAGTTAATTACCAGAAGATATTTCATGAGATGGTTGACAGAGACAAAGTGACATGGAATACTATGATTTGTGGATATGGTGAATCTGCTCTGTACAAAGAGTCAATCAGGTTGTTTACAGATATGGTGGTTCATTTCGAGCCTGATATTTTGACAATTACATCAGTTCTCCGTGCTTGTACTTACCTTAGGGACTTAAATTTGGGAAGATATGTCCACGACTACATGGTTAGTAATGGATATGAGTGTGATACAACGACAAATAACATCATAATTAACATGTATGCCAAATGTGGTGATTTGGTAGGTTCTAGCAAAGTTTTTGAGAGCATGAGAAGTCCGGATTTGGTATCATGGAACTCTATTATTAAAGGTTATGTTGAAAACCATTTTTACGAGGAAGCAATAAAGCTTTTTAGTAGGATGAGGATGATCTGTGAACCCGATTCTGTCACTTATGTGACACTTCTTTCTCTTTGtgcaaaattaataaatataaatttggcAGAAGAACTTCACTCTGGTATAataaaacaaggatttgatTCTGTTCAGATTGTAGCTAATGCGCTTGTAGATACGTATGCCAAGTGTGGAGAATTTGAGGATTCATTGAAACAGtttgaaaatatgaaaattcGAGATAAAGTTTCTTGGAATTCTATTATTGCTGCTTGTGGTTATTCTGAGAATAGTGTTCTTGGTTTTAGCTTACTTCAAAAGATGAGATTGGAAGGAATGTTTCCAGATGTACCAACATTATTAAGTGCGTTACCTTTGTGTTCCTTTCTCATTGCGGAACGGCAAGGGAAGGAGATGCATGGTTACATTTTCAGATTGGGTTTTGAGTCCATTATTCCATTAGGAAATGTTTTGATTGAAATGTACTCTAACATGGGCAATTTAAGGAATTCGGTACTGGTTTTTAAGCATATGAAAGCAAGAGATGTAGTCTCATGGACAACAATGATAGCTTCTTATGGAATGCATGGTGAAGGTAGGAAAGCTCTTAAGGTTTTTGAGAATATGAAGGCAGCTGGTATTCATATGGATCACATCGTCTTTATTGCCATAATATATGCATGTAGCCATTCTGGTTTGGTGCAAGAAGGGCGAACTTGCTTTGAACAAATGAAGAAAGACTACAATATAGAGCCTGGGCTTGAACATTATGCATGTGTTGTTGATCTTCTAGCACGCTCCGGCCTATTAATTGAAGCAGAGAAATTCATAGTTTCAATGCCATTGCAGCCTGATGCAAGTATATGGGGAGCATTGCTCAGTGCTTGCCGAGCAAGTGGAGACATGAAGATGGCCGAACATGTGTCTAACCATATTATTGAATTAAATGTGGACAATCCAGGATATCATGTTTTAGCATCAAATGCCTATGCTGCCTTGGGAAAGTGGAATCAAGTGGAAATGATAAGAACATCTTTAAAAGCTAGAGGACTCAAAAAAGATCCGGGATGTAGTTGGGTGGAGGTTCAAAATAGGGTATACTATTTTGGAGCTGGTGATCGATTCTTTGAAAAACACGAAGAAGTGATGGAATTACTGAACTATTTCTCTTCTTTGATGGCTAAGGAAGGATATGCCGCTGATGTCAAATCTGTCCTGTATGATGTAGAGGAGGATGAGAAATTAGACATGCTTTGTGGACATAGTGAAAGGCTGGCCATAGCGTTTGCCTTATTACATACAAAACCTG AACCCAACGGGAATTTCATCTTCAACCTGGAGTGA
- the LOC140838263 gene encoding glutathione transferase GST 23-like, whose protein sequence is MAEDLKLLRSWSSAYGMRVVHALKIKAIEHQTVLEDMTNKSASLLEYNPVHKKIPVLVHKGKPICESLVILEYIDDTWKQHPLLPRDPWDRAMARFWAKFGDEKVMPSIWRVFISQGKEQEEAVTSAVENLKLLEDQLKGKKFFGGDTIGYLDIAFGWMANSISILEEIAELTLLDAEIFPLLSAWMNNFSDNPTIKESWPPRDRMVEKYKVIRETYLSKVV, encoded by the exons ATGGCAGAAGATCTTAAGCTTTTGAGATCATGGTCAAGTGCATATGGTATGAGAGTGGTGCACGCACTCAAGATTAAGGCCATAGAACACCAAACCGTATTGGAAGATATGACCAATAAGAGTGCTTCACTACTTGAGTACAATCCTGTACACAAGAAAATACCAGTTCTCGTGCACAAAGGGAAGCCAATATGTGAATCCCTTGTCATTCTTGAATACATCGATGACACATGGAAGCAACATCCCCTCCTCCCTCGAGATCCTTGGGACAGAGCCATGGCTAGATTTTGGGCAAAATTTGGAGATGAGAAG GTTATGCCATCAATATGGAGGGTGTTCATCTCTCAAGGAAAAGAGCAGGAGGAAGCCGTTACTTCAGCTGTGGAGAACCTGAAATTACTTGAAGATCAGCTAAAAGGGAAGAAATTCTTTGGTGGTGACACAATAGGTTACCTTGATATTGCATTTGGTTGGATGGCCAATTCGATCAGTATTCTGGAAGAGATAGCTGAGTTGACACTACTTGATGCAGAGATATTTCCACTTTTATCAGCTTGGATGAACAACTTCTCAGATAATCCTACCATCAAAGAATCGTGGCCACCACGTGACAGAATGGTTGAAAAATATAAGGTCATTCGAGAAACCTATCTTTCAAAAGTAGTATGA
- the LOC140838255 gene encoding short-chain dehydrogenase reductase ATA1, with product MENVCKSKQSTISIQEFSIYEPIIALNHLANEMGSVGETGDNTQILPSQRLFGKVAVITGGARGIGAATAKLFSDNGAHVVIADILDDLGTELAESIQGRYTHCDVSKESEVEQAIHLAVQWKGRLDIMFNNAGISGPEGSITNLEMDQMMTLLAINLNGVVHGIKHAARIMIEGKKGGSIICSSSSAAIMGGLASHAYTASKEAILGLARSTACELGVHGIRVNCVSPHGVASEMLVGGFRRILGREDLRAEDVSRMVGERGSLLRGREARVDDVARGVLFLASEEAGYITGHNLVIDGGYTSGCSHLSFMYQG from the exons ATGGAAAATGTGTGCAAGAGTAAACAATCAACAATCTCGATACAGGAATTTTCTATATATGAGCCAATAATTGCTTTAAACCATCTTGCAAATGAAATGGGTTCGGTTGGGGAGACAGGTGACAACACTCAAATTCTCCCTTCACAACG GTTATTCGGAAAAGTTGCCGTCATAACTGGTGGAGCAAGGGGAATAGGAGCTGCCACGGCAAAACTATTTTCCGACAATGGTGCTCATGTTGTAATTGCCGACATACTAGATGATTTAGGCACAgaactagccgaatcaatccagGGTAGGTACACCCACTGCGATGTTTCGAAAGAATCCGAAGTAGAACAAGCAATCCATCTCGCCGTTCAATGGAAAGGGCGCCTGGACATCATGTTCAACAACGCCGGCATATCCGGGCCAGAAGGAAGCATCACCAACCTCGAGATGGACCAAATGATGACCCTTCTAGCCATAAACCTGAACGGCGTAGTACACGGGATCAAACACGCCGCACGCATCATGATCGAAGGTAAGAAAGGAGGCAGCATCATCTGTTCATCGAGCTCGGCAGCAATCATGGGAGGCCTGGCATCTCATGCATACACAGCGTCGAAAGAAGCCATCCTTGGACTGGCGAGGAGCACGGCATGTGAACTGGGCGTGCATGGGATTCGGGTGAACTGCGTTTCGCCGCACGGGGTGGCGTCGGAAATGCTTGTGGGTGGGTTCAGGAGGATTCTTGGGAGGGAGGATTTGAGGGCGGAAGACGTGAGCAGGATGGTGGGGGAAAGGGGGAGTCTTCTGCGGGGGAGAGAGGCGAGGGTGGATGATGTTGCTCGAGGTGTGTTGTTTCTAGCAAGCGAAGAAGCAGGATATATCACTGGGCATAATCTGGTTATAGATGGAGGCTACACTTCTGGTTGCAGCCATTTGAGTTTCATGTACCAAGGCTGA
- the LOC140838273 gene encoding uncharacterized protein, whose translation MGQILEKFKGEDWKERQIGSISNRVFDRVNQDSDRATLTFEELYIAVLLVYNDINKRLPGSHFDPPTKEQVKILILESDMNLDGELDRVEFVNFILHITRDTFVTVSWGLIISLVAAPTLALLTKRTTENVPGVGKVVQKIPNSVYASLMTLVVVALQQNAEKV comes from the exons ATGGGACAGATTCTTGAAAAATTCAAAG GAGAGGATTGGAAAGAAAGGCAGATAGGCTCTATATCCAACAGAGTTTTTGATCGTGTGAATCAAGATTCCGATAGGGCTACTCTGACGTTTGAGGAGCTTTATATTGCTGTGTTACTCGTATATAA TGACATTAATAAGCGTTTGCCTGGTTCGCATTTCGACCCCCCCACAAAGGAACAAGTAAAAATTCTGATTCTG GAGAGTGATATGAATCTTGATGGTGAACTCGACCGTGTGGAATTCGTGAATTTCATCCTGCATATAACAAGAGATACATTTGTGACAGTGAGCTGGGGATTGATCATTAGTTTGGTTGCAGCTCCAACTTTGGCTTTGTTAACTAAAAGGACAACAGAGAATGTCCCCGGTGTCGGCAAGGTGGTGCAGAAAATACCCAATTCTGTCTACGCATCACTCATGACACTTGTGGTTGTTGCATTGCAACAAAATGCAGAGAAGGTGTAA
- the LOC140838280 gene encoding probable xyloglucan endotransglucosylase/hydrolase protein 30 has translation MDEFHCSVSFFLVLHVLCAGFVAAAFNVSTIPFERGFTSLFGESNIIRSADDRSVQLHLNQFTGSGFKSSDLYNHGFFSAKIKLPSDYTAGIVVAFYTTNGDIFRKTHDELDFEFLGNIKGKAWRFQTNMYGNGSTDRGREERYYLWFDPCKEFHRYSILWTTNKIIFYIDDVPIREMVRKEAMGGDFPSKPMGLYATIWDGSDWATSGGKYRANYKYAPFVAEFTDLVLQGCTSDPLEEVIDTGCADQKDSQLDNADFANITPKQRLSMKRFRSKYVYYSYCYDIVRYPVAPPECDVDPAERRRYKDNGRLKFDKFHRRSYKRRGEILKAKRYDQNEDDQG, from the exons ATGGATGAGTTCCACTGTTCTGTGTCTTTCTTCCTTGTTCTTCATGTATTATGTGCAGGCTTCGTTGCAGCAGCCTTCAACGTATCCACCATCCCATTCGAAAGAGGCTTCACAAGTTTATTCGGCGAATCGAATATCATCCGCTCCGCCGATGATCGGTCTGTTCAACTTCACCTCAACCAATTCACAG GCTCGGGATTTAAATCCTCCGACCTCTACAACCATGGTTTCTTCAGCGCTAAAATCAAGCTCCCGTCCGATTACACCGCAGGAATCGTGGTCGCGTTCTAT ACGACTAATGGAGACATATTTCGAAAGACGCACGACGAATTGGATTTCGAGTTCTTGGGGAACATCAAAGGAAAAGCATGGAGGTTTCAGACAAATATGTATGGAAACGGAAGCACGGATAGAGGAAGAGAAGAGAGATACTACCTCTGGTTTGATCCTTGTAAAGAATTCCATCGTTACAGCATACTATGGACCACTAACAAAATCAT ATTTTATATAGACGATGTGCCTATCCGCGAAATGGTACGCAAGGAAGCCATGGGAGGTGATTTCCCGTCGAAGCCTATGGGATTATATGCAACCATTTGGGATGGCTCCGACTGGGCTACTTCCGGCGGCAAGTACAGAGCTAATTACAAGTACGCGCCGTTCGTGGCGGAATTCACCGACCTCGTTCTCCAGGGATGCACGTCGGATCCACTAGAAGAGGTGATCGACACGGGCTGTGCTGATCAAAAAGATAGCCAACTTGATAATGCTGATTTTGCAAATATAACCCCGAAACAGAGGTTGTCCATGAAAAGATTTAGGAGTAAATATGTGTATTACTCGTACTGTTACGACATAGTGAGGTATCCTGTGGCACCGCCGGAGTGTGACGTTGATCCGGCGGAGAGGCGGCGGTACAAGGATAATGGACGGTTGAAGTTCGACAAGTTTCATAGGAGGAGTTACAAGAGGAGAGGTGAGATTTTGAAAGCTAAGCGTTATGATCAAAATGAAGACGACCAAGGCTAA